The nucleotide window tattgacaaaataaaaaaatttgctgcCGATATCTTTAtacgtttaaataaaagttgtattaatgacagaaataatgtattaataattctttttttttcattaataaccATTAAATTCTAGTCCGATTTCCACTGGAGAATTGCAATGACTACCAGTATTACGTTGTGATACTGTTAGCTATTGGGGCTATCATACCGTTACAAAATATCCGAGCAACTGGAATGCACGAAGACTGGCCGACAACCCATCACTAGATAACAAATCTCAATTCACCCGCAACattaagaatcttttttttctttcaactatattaaattaaagtgaaTCAAAATACCTACGCAGTCATAATTTGTACTTTCGTAGGCAATTAATTGTCTTCCTCTTTCTTggttaatttttctcttattatatttttagattattatctttatattttttagataaataatttcttaataaaaagagTGCTGTAAtcgaataacaaatatttttcaaacgcGTTAAAAAatctagtataaaaatttatgataatttaaagaaattttaaaacaaacaatatgttgagattatattgttataaagatGAATTTTGTAAACGCGCGAAAGACGGAAGAAACCAGAGGAGGATGGAAGCTAAGAGAATGTGCAACAGGTTGGCAATCTCAGTTTTCATCgcgcatatatgtacatatatatatgtattaacaaGCAGATACATACTAAATAGGTCATCAGTACGTACATATTAAATAGGTATTTCCGCGCTATATAGACttaataaaagcatttttttaacctaataaaaaaattaagttttgaataaaaaaaaaatacgtgcaATATATAACACACTAAACTCAATTAAACTAAACTAAAAAGAAATCGAagcttataataaattaatagattacaAGCAATTAAGAATTTTGTGATATCATCCGTTTTATAACGgatttcaacattttatatttctttacaagTACATATATGCTGGATAAGagtttataatgaaaaataataaagatataattataataaaggaataaaaattatacataaaatcgcatatgtatgagaaaaaaaagatttcatttttaagaaaaatttaaaatataattaaaataaagaaaaataaagatttcttaaaaaatatataacagagtttatttcttttgtaatgTAGAGTTTATCtctcataaaaaattgattcactAAATATGATTGATTTACAAAGACTATAGTCATACAATTACGTAGCAGTcagattgaaataaaatttctcaattagATCAATGAACAGAACACGATACGAAAGCAGGCAGTGTCGTCTGCAAAACATTGTATCGATCTAACAAAATAATCTGAGAAACTTCGTCAAGAGACACGGTTAGCATATCACCGATCTGTACGTGAAAAATACATGTCAATGTTCATTTTTCATCCGATACGATTGTAAacattatatgtgtgtgaatatatgtatttcatgcattaaaaaatatgatacgaaaaaatatagttttatattttttccgagATTAGACTGTATTATCCaaactatttaaaatcataaacatttataacacAACAGAAAAAAGCATTGTTTCTATTtacatttctaataaaagattcaagcaactgtgtgtatgtgtgtgttttcaaatatatgaaatatattcatttagtTTTACATGCGGAATATACAGTCACACATGTAAGCTGCACAATTTAcaatcaatatattacatatgtaaaaacatttgattGCAGCTTTTATTTTCCGTTCGTGTAATCATGCTATAAATATTACTCGTTACATCGAGACGCAAAGGTCGCTAAATTAGTCggtattatagatattattctatagtttacatatatgtatatataagagagagaaatattcaaatatcaaaCAAATGACATCTTGCACGTCAGCATGTGTGGGTTGAATAACATTCATAAAGAAATCATAAATCCGTAACGATACAACGCAATCATGATTATAGGAAAATGTTATCATTGTGACTAACAAGCTGAATCGATATaaacatagaatatatatcatGCATTTCGATTTAGTCTGTTAGAAGAGTTGGGCAGATACGaagtattttcttatttacccCTTTACTTTATTTAGTATTCGTCCTCGTGTTACACAGTTTCGATCGTATAGTTTTTTAGTAAttcatgttatttattatgcaatacCTCTCTATTTgggcaatatattttaaaaaactatataaaaaatatataaatatacatgctGCAATTAAAACCGAAAATAAAGTGACTTTTTTACTGCGATTGATTACTcacattatacaaaattaaaaagtatatctgGATTTAGTGTACTAACTGTATATTAAAACTTGTGATGAAAGCGGTTACATCATTATCTGTATCTTtacaaatcttttatatttctttgaaatataaagaGTAACATAGTTGTTAGTTACATCTCGTAATATGTTtgtctcatttaaaaaatgttgaaagtaTAAATGTCAATCTTACCTTTTAGCTCGATTATTTCCTCCCCGTTTGCTTTTCGCTTCTTTCCCTTTCGTTTCTTACATTCTTGTCTCTTTGCTTCAATTATTACTTCGTCCTTAATAATTACATGTCTCTTAAAGTGAATTAGTTCTTCATTAGTTTGACATATATCcaggtattttttttcttcagatataataaaatgctttATCGGTTTTGCAGGATCTACTAgactctataaaaaataaaaaaatcaattataatgacatagatattgaaaaatgtcaaAGTTACATATGttgacatattaattataatcgacacgataataaatattttaaacattaaaaatcgTGTATGTGCACAAACGTGAATGAATATAAATCcgataatgttaaatttatattcgcgcattcatttcattttattaaatataatgctttaaaaaattttttttaaatcaataaaaatataaaaataaagttttaagtCTATAGCTAATTGTCtaaaaatatctacaatataagtttataataaatttaaattatcgataaaaaatgcaaaaaatgtatCCCTCTTAAAACTTCGAGCACCTTCATATAAGTACTGATCAATATTTTGCAACAATTATACAAGATTTTCATAATCgattgaaagataaaaaaaactaaccgGTCTAGGTAAATCACCAGTTTGCAACAATATTTTCCTCTTTGTATCTTGCTGCTTATTTCTGGTCCTTTTTGTTTCAACTGCCGAGGAGCTTTGCTCTTTTCGTACTTCGTCGCAATCTTTACACATACAAAGCTGACCTAGGCAGTACCTCTTATGATCTTGAGACAGTATCTTCAGATTATGTTTTGCGCACAATCTGCAAGTTGGTCGATTCCGATCTTTCTTACTTAAAGATTTATGCGAGCTTATTGATTGCTCAGATCCACTCGTATCTTCAATATTCATGGCgctcataaaattttactattaataagtgaaaagcGCTAATCTGTTTCTTTATCAAGACAGAAGGAAATCAGATCTCTTGTCAAATCAGGTATAACTGTCTAGATGAGATAACGGCGATTGTTGTCCGTTACTCTATGCGTAAAATTGTAGTTCATAAGACGCATTTTTCATACTGCTATcccaatatctttatatttgttttctgAAACATGCAATAGaattttgatcattttaatgataaaaaagaaaattagtgttaaagaattatatatattagagaaaAGAATTGAACTTATGATAATACAATAAGATGTCCTAAGGCAAAAcacgaaaacaaaaaaaagcttATCAATAATGTTTCCACTAGTTGAAGCAGCTATTTATGATCCTcagttatttcaataaatgaaAGTTAtctaactttttattatttgacattttagtattttacattaaagaataaattcataatttattataaaacgtgATGCTAAATTCACAAGAATCAAGatcattcttatataataatactggTTGTACTCGAATCGAGTATAGCTAGCATTTGTCCTGTTGCTCCGATAATCAAATAATCAATACTCAATATATCATCAAACTGTATTTCGCCTATGTAGATTATTCATAATGGATcaatacaatgtaatttttacaacCTTCTTTTCACAATAATTCACTTAAGAATcgtgaaataaattgattCATTCGCGATCGGTCTATAAATCTATATCATCGCAAAAActcgaagaataaaaaaactttctatCCTCGATTATAGTAACATGacgatttttttcctttgagAAGtacatgataaaaaagaaaaatttcaatcgattaaataatcaatagcGTGACAGCTTGTTTGAATCTATTTTTACACTGGTATGATACAAGATAAATTGCACATGTAAATTAACAACATTCgctatttgttaatattagaTTGCTAAATGTATCCGTATCATACTTTTAACATTCatcaaaaatacattaaaaaccaattttgttgaataaatattgctattgtaaatattaaaataatgaattttacaaataatgtttaagttatcaagtaaaataatatttttctaaaacaatATTCTGTTTTCTTTGTagaattaacataaataaagaaacttaaaaatgactttttaagTCAAACATAACTTTtccttataattattatgtttgcATAGATGCAAGTAGACTATAGTTCCCAGGTAGGTCCTATAGGTCCAAGAGTAAATAGTTAATGGGAGTGATTATAGTCTTACTAAATATTGCTTGTTCAACGTACGCtcctattataataaaatacaaataatcaactataaaataatgtataaaataatcaaaatgtttcgaaaataattatgtaaatctaataaaataatcatttctgactaataatattgttactaTCAAATACTACAATGTTACTATGAAAacattaactaaaattactaaaagaatgcgatttaataatacagtgcatttgttataaaacaaatgcaataataaaattttgtaaaatcttttagttatttttctattattcataCATCTACGTCCAGATAAAGGATACCCAAGTCCGAAACAGATAATAGATAAATgacatttacaaaaattataataaattctgacACGGCTCAAGCCGCTGTGAAGGACACGGGAGTCACGATCTTGGTAAggtaaagataaatttctaCTGACGCCATCGCAGACGGTCATGGCAGGTCAAAGATATGGCATACAAAAGAAACAACGCATCAAAACCCTTCTCATTAAACACTCATGACTCAGCTAAGAATGAACgattacaaattatacataatgagAACAAGAGACACTGTAaacaaatgttattaaatctcattatttttatatatatattattttacataatttctttatatcctcttttttttaagatatcatTTAGAAAAAGTAGAATTTGAAAAcagatgtatatatgtatatattttagtatcaataaataatgatatatagtaaaatgaaaattaatcgccattaattaaatcgaaaactgaataatttaaatttatgtgtgTTGTGCATCTCGAtacttatttctaaaaattactAATGGAATATTGATAAACTAAAGTAACTAAATGAAAAACAGTTATATATTCGCTCTTACAATTAttcggaaaatatttttaaattattccataCATTCTCTCTCACTGGTGTATTTAAAACAAAGTAAAACAATTCAAGAGCATGCACAGAATAAATACTTTCAGAAGCTGCGTATTgtgtaaacaatatatatgtaattccgCAAAGTTTTATACAGCAAGTTTgcacgaaaaatatatcatgtgtaaatatcgattaaaatacGTTTTGCACAAATTCTAATTAtgcaatacaatattttttaatagatctaataataaaaaataaaattcgaattaTAAGCAAAACTTGATAATGTACATAGAAAGAAGCTttgattgcaaaaaaattcgtacaaaaaattaaacattcatcaagaaaatgataaaaatagaaataaaaataatttgataagataattaaattaaatttgatctatttttaattaatatataataggaaGAAATAATCTACTATTTGAAATTGCATATTAATGCGTTTATTCCGCGAGCATGAATGCTGCAAAATGTTTTAAGTAAAATCATAACGTATAGCCAATTATTGAAATCTTTCTGCAAGGAGGGATCTGAGAAGTACTTAACGTATTACAATTCTTAGAACCAAAGGAAAATGTGAGTTGCAAAGCATAACGCCGtaattattcagaaaaaaaactaCGATCAAATTCAAGCAAGTAGAAACAATTGTGCAAAAATTTACTATCTATGCTACAATATAGTGTATGTAATtgctatattaaaattttaaatgtagataAAGACTTAGCGAATGTTACTTTCCAATCCGTATCCTGTTTGAGGAACAACTTACATGCAATTCCTTAATACATGGAAtgtttaataacattattacaataaatttttaataatgatgttacattaaaaattaaattagtaaacacattagaatatattgtaataatttcctatacactttttaataatttttacttaagtaaataataacttaataaattatataataatttaataaataataacataaataaaaagtgattCGTATTCAAGCatagaaacatttaaaaaattgttatgaattttaatattagaaaagttttcaaaatctcagtaatattttataatatataaataatattagcagTGATCGCTGCTTTTCTTCACGATCATAATgtcgaaaatttaaattcgcaTGCGATACGAATATCACTTGCAGAGTCACGTAATCCACAATATCTTCCGCGATGATTTGATCAGCCGATTATTCATAGATCAACTTTGATCTATTGTAACTAAAGAAAACTATTATCTATCAGGAAATcgtgtaatataaattgaaaatatcaaacaacttattaaatcaaatttaatattatctcatttCTTCAAATGAATACACAATGAATagcattaaattatacattctcGCAATcgattatgtaattatttaattttatttatgatttttaaaaaatcaactttgtaaaaatatttctataatttctatttaatatttctataacttctatttaatatttctataatttctatttaatatttttctctattaatttttttgttttattgctAAGATCAATAAACTAATCGATCACTCTAATTCTGCACATATcgcaaagaattttattaactctTTATTTAAAGACGCATCATTTTGagataatatctataaataatattataataatagagacATGAAAACTCTAAAACCAAAGATAGAAATCTCAATGTATTTACGAAGGAGGATCCGACTAAGCCAATTACGCATAGTAAATTCGTGCTATGCACGCGAAGAAACTCAGAATAAatcgcatatacatatatgtatgtatgtcgCTGTGTTTCGATGTATCGTGTTGAAAGCCGCTAACGCGATTCTTATGAATAGGTCTTGGTAGCGCGGAACGCGAACCGCAAACGCAATAAAAGAAGCGAATACATCTTTGCTTCGTTACATTGTATCTCGTTCACGCGACTTTTTAACCGACGGCGACTTCCTGGCACGTCTTGGACAGATGCCATCAGTTGCGACGTACAGTCGCTCATAAAAGTGTTTGGTCATTCacgaaaaaacaaaaatgcatatatttttgttatagtacagttttaacaaatttatacatatatatgcatcatTTTTGTtcggattattattattttcatttttcgtaatgattacatatacattgttattaaatatataaactataaactcGTATTTTAACGcaagaaacaataaattaataataatacattttaatgtattattattgtattgtataacATTGTaatcatgaaaattattattaaaagtacattCTCATGCTTGTCCAAATACTTTCATGAATGACTGTATCAGAACGAACGACTTCGTATAATCAGACTTCTTGGATTTCTTTTGACTTTCTCTAGTTACTTGTAAcacttcgttttttttttttttttttttttttttggtatatTTCGATCTATGACAATTCTGTTTTATGTATGTTGTTAATGTTAACCTTTCTgagaatcttttatttttccacaatcaataaaattattattattatattattattattattatctacaaacaaattttgattgtctagttttttcataaaaattgctaaacaaactaattttatattctttttatttctgctaatacaatatattgagAAACATAGgagattataaaaacataaaatatatatattattttatataaaaatatctctgttgtgtgaaataaaaatatatattgacagACAAGATAATCATATTTACGTAAAATGTTGCAgataaaatgacaaaatagccatagctattaaaaaatagtataaattttaaaaaataattttcctattACGTTCAATATAAAGTGACTGATCTAACCTTAGATTGCACTTTCCTTATGTCGATGAGCAGATCGGTAGGTGACTGAATAAAAGATTGCGTAGAATCGATTAAACGCGACTTGTACAATTGCAGGAAGTTTTCACGGAATAAAAGCATGGGAAAAACGTAAAACAGATTCGTGTGAACACTCTAATAAGAATTTTGCTCTTGTTGGAAATGGATCATCAAAAATTCAACATGAAATTGACATCGTTGCGCGAAGCAGCTAAAATTTGCCTAAAATTTGCGCGCGAATTTCTCTAGATCGGAAGTTGGTTTAAACTGTTGTAAATGTTTCAGAATGCATGTTTTATATTGGTTTGTGCGAACGTGTGCTATACatgttttctattaaatatctaattctTACACAGATAATTTAGAATAACAGATAAATGCAAGAATTACATTAGAGTATTCCCTTGTTCTCTTTTCTTTGTTATATGTGATATTATAAAGCATCATATACAGAGAAAAACATCTGAAAGATATAACTtggaattttttgaaatataatgtattccACCAATAATTATCATTCTATGCAATTGTTTAAATACCTCTCAGGCTTGGGCATCATGTTacctcgataaaaaaaaaaaaaaaaaaaaaaaaaaataagatacatTAGTACTATCTCTGTAAATTCTTACCTATAAATTATTCCATGGAAGGGAGAGTAGTTTAAAGTTCTAttacgattaataatatatattttaatcgaaatttaaaaatagatcaaCTATCATTTCAATATCATACaattttgtcaataatattCAAAGTATGTTTTTATGTCACTAATGTGCTTTGTTTATTATTCGTTTCTATAGCGACACATGCTATTTGTGTAGTTTTATCGAAAAGAAAACGCGCGCAGCATCTGCTAGATAAAACCAAACAGACAATAATAATCTTTGAGAAGATAGAATTACCTTGTATTTTATCtttcccttttctctctctctttctctgtctctcctttccttccgTGTAATGAACGCTCCGTGGATAAATTGGCGGCGGTCGTGCGAGGGTCCACTGGTTCTTGACACACGCAAACACTGTATCTGACGATCACGCGAGGATCCCGTCGGCACGGTTCTCTCACGATACACACTAGGAGATTGAGGATTCCGTACGTGTTCCGCGTATATACGCGAAACGTTAGTGCGATTCGCCGATTTCCGCGATCCCGAACGTAACTGCAGATCCGGCGCACGTGCGCGCGAGAACGCGGTTGCAATTATTGCGACACTCCTCAACAATTACGTATCTCGCGTGCGTAAATGATGCACGCGCGTTGCGCATGGCACTGGACAATAATATACTTGCACGTACACGCAGGTGATAGGAGGATAAACAGGAAGTCCCCGCCTCCGGAAATGCACGATTCTCCCCTCTTTACCACTTTTCTCGCCTGTTTCCTCGTCACTTCCTTTCTTCTTCCACGCCTCTCTGGCTTTTATATCCGCTTACGTATGGATATACTTTCACAGTCTTATTACTCTGTCTACCCGATAATAGTCTTGCGAACGTACGACGATGAATACGTGTCTCGAAAGAAGATAGCGCAAAAACAGGCGATAAAAAAGCCGCAAAACACTTCTTCGCATACGCGCACTTCATTCAAGTTTCCTCTCGTATCTCTCTCTTCCGCGACGTTGCGTGTCACACACACTGTACTCTTGCCGTTCCTcgaatattcatttttctatctcttttgtCAATTGATTATCGAACACGATAGTTTTGATATTCCGCTTAAAATCCGTCGGTCACCGCTGACAAAATCACCGACGGCCATTGGTCGCTCGCGCGAATCGAAATGAATATCCGATCAGTGCCTGAAGGCAAAGAAATGACGAGACGAACCACCAAGACACATTGTATCAGAAGCCGCTCGATCCACGCCTGTAGTCCGTAACTCACTAAGGACACGACGACGGCACGTCGCGAAATACACGCCGCGAACGGCGCGTGGTGGGGGGAGCGCGTCGTGGCGGGAGATACGGCGATTATTCTCGGAGGAGCGCgcgggaggggagggggcAGGGAGGGGAGCAGGGGAAACATTCTCGCACGGCGATGTAGGACTGTAGGATATATCGTATATAGCCGGTTGGTACAGTGGAGGTGGTACGTGCGATTCTAGACGGAATGTCGAGATTTTACGATTGAATCCATCTACCCAACGGAGACGATAGGACCGACGACGGACTGTCGAGTAGATTATACGTATTATCTCTATGCGCTGCACGATGTACTGTCGAACAAATTGACATTCCTTTGCTGCtatcaaaaatacataaaggAAAAGATAGTTTAATATctcaaataaaagtattaaaaaaaaaaaattccaagatATAGAATTTCTATGATACTTACTTGCGATGTGTAGAAagcaattaaaagaatatcctATAATTATCCTGTATTAGTAATAGCATAATAACACGAAGTATATAGGTGTATGTGTATGGATAAAAGCGGTAGTCTTTTTActcttgaatatttaaaaaagacatttgtCTTTCTtcaataaagaagaaaattaagaaaacaaaACTTTTCATTTCCTGCTCAATAATATTGGAAACGCAACAAAAATGCAGTTAgcctttttcttattcttccTTTATACAAttgcatgtatgtatacagATTTCGTCTTTGAAAATATCGATTGATACTGTAATGACACGCCATCACTAACGGGAAAGATGCACCGttacaatacaaaaaaatattaaatttctttttgttaaaatttttacgtgAAAACAacgaaaaatatgacaatgttaaaatatgcttataagaaccatataaaaatatctcaatattgtaatttcacataacaatatttatatataattatatataaaatatatctaaaatatttatatacattttatattatattatatatatatatatatatatatatatatatatatagattttattttattatatatttagattatatataaattatatataaaacgatatttatatatttatatacaacacacattactatattattttattattgaaagagaaaatatccATGTTCTTTTGAAATGTAAGATTCGAAAATTAgtgtcaattatttttcttcgcaTTTACGAATGCATGTGTAACATTGCAACCTAATCGATATAACAGTGATTGATTGGCATCACTACTTTGCGActatttctaacaataagatcaatgtcttatcaattaaataaatacgaaaatatattaaaaattatatttaaatgttaaaatatatttaattatttttaaatgttttgatTATCGAGTCTATTATGTCTATCAGCTTGtgaataattaactttttgtaAGAGTCAATTTATTACTACATTATACACCCCGGACAGAATTCAGTATAGTAGACATGTTGATAATCGATTTATCGTTTTAAATGTTATGTCGTGTGTTACAATGATGCCGgcatgtgtattatatatacagtcgATTAcgcactttttataaaatcaactctaatatttttttattattcctaATGTTTCCTGATTTTGATTTTCGGCAAGCTCGTAATAGTCACGGCATATTCCGAAAGTCGTcgtataatgttaataatgcAAATCTAAATCGAAGATGTGGGGAGTATCATACCGAAATAGGTGGGGAATAAATTCAAATGAAGaaagtgtatgtgtgtgtggcATTCGCATAGAAACAACTTACAATCGTAACACGAAACTAGTCGTGGAGAAAGATTCAATGTATACTcgtttttatatgttaatattcttCATGCACGCATGTGCGTATATtgtcacacatacacacacacactctatatatTCAATAGAATTCTTTTTTACTCATGTAACCAAAGAGACCAATATTATCGTAATACATAGTTTAATAGCAGATGAAACATGTTCCAGATCCATGAGATACGTGCTCACTATGTTGAATTTATGGTGCGCTATTGATTTTCTTAGATTTTCTCCGTTATCCCTagcgaaaatttttatcgtaagataattgtgtttatatctatttatgaAAAGTTTTATTGATGGTTACATTGTTTATGAAGagttttgttaatatttactGTTGGGAAAACTGTTTGGTAGCATGTTGCAAACAGCTAATTAATCTTTTGCCAACAATAAcattttacaaacattttagaaaagtGTAATAGAAATGTTGAAGACTATGTCATTAAACGATactgaaacattttattaaaaacgcCTCGAAAACAGTTATGTAACATCGATTTCAGCAT belongs to Anoplolepis gracilipes chromosome 4, ASM4749672v1, whole genome shotgun sequence and includes:
- the LOC140665392 gene encoding uncharacterized protein isoform X2: MSAMNIEDTSGSEQSISSHKSLSKKDRNRPTCRLCAKHNLKILSQDHKRYCLGQLCMCKDCDEVRKEQSSSAVETKRTRNKQQDTKRKILLQTGDLPRPSLVDPAKPIKHFIISEEKKYLDICQTNEELIHFKRHVIIKDEVIIEAKRQECKKRKGKKRKANGEEIIELKDTPDSQTTSTNHSENPQFQSQSQGFDALYNLKDLLHYTLYHCLVCNVYDVCHTNNISALVDEIVASIYEYVYHSSNSNENTESNLYLLEGAKKRIFSPSIIRHLKIIWQTITLNVISSFVIVHLTYYQFPFIYYLFPP